The Zonotrichia leucophrys gambelii isolate GWCS_2022_RI chromosome 20, RI_Zleu_2.0, whole genome shotgun sequence genome contains a region encoding:
- the ZNF335 gene encoding zinc finger protein 335 isoform X8 has product MEENAVESSSDASSQAAREEPTESGLGVGSSVAVSADSSDAAAGHGLLSRAADSCVGQSSDSSGVSLEEVSESSSSTDAIPRIYLPDSSSIAQSTLVSSVSTVSQSIMVSESPQVLVHSSVITDGAIVVSDSTASTSSDLGSAIDKIIESTIGPDIIQSCIAVTSAEDGRAETTQYLILQGPDDGAPMVSQMATSALANSLAIEAVGDGPTSTCLDQPGPSEPSRQLEVLELPAQPNRAQEADGGEELDQPDLEALEEMMEVVVVQQFKCKMCQYKSVSKKTLINHMKERHFQPVGSALALKKGRPRKVGALPKTEDEEAAEEEDDDIMDAGAIDDPEEDSDYNPAEDEPRGRLPKYGCTVATSSEERPRRRPGRPRKLLRLENMSQDMPEGGEVEPLVTSQSTPSRELQNSEAASSSGLENGTSESLAEPGISQSDSENKDPSSNTTAEDADVIPRRRGRPSRRFLGKKYRKYYYKSPKPLMRPYLCRICGSRFLTHDDLRFHVNSHEANDPQLFKCLQCSYRSRRWSSLKEHMFNHVGSKPYKCEECNYTSVYKKDVIRHSTVHSRDRKKRADPPPKLNSFPCPVCNRVYPMQKRLTQHMKTHSTEKPHMCDKCGKSFKKRYTFKMHLLTHIQAIANRRFKCEFCDYVCEDKKVLLNHQLSHMNDKPYKCSVCKYSTFREDFLVSHMAVKHTGGKPFACEFCHFTTKHKKNLRLHVQCRHADSFEEWAQRHPEEPPCRRRPFFTLQQIEELKQQHSQVQAPAEPEASPPAPLGPITCHTVQAVAGAEPSVLSQGSLEGATIIYEQDVAGSAELATQTALDLLLNMSTQRELATSSLQVAVVKPDDRGETPGPCELQAQEEEEAKVDSKEQQQKLVMLHMAEPGQTLVQEAYGEASLSGSELQQITIPFSGATEYSIIAPISEEIQAPATLYSSEEESPVETSHTVVVSGAVMTEEALKDHSNHYIMSSSVPGSQFQAMEPLSGDAAFSSPAEGQEAEPAGIKWPVVQCVTSLAQNDSSLSPASEGHEVSSPKIKWPAIQGAAKKLTCKVSTAKKLSCKISTAKKFSCKICTAMFTGRAEMESHKRAHIGPSTFKCPDCPFTATLWPEVRSHMVQHASLRPHKCPHCSFASKNKKDLRRHMLTHTNEKPFACQVCGQRFNRNGHLKFHTQRLHSSEGKRPGPAAAQQTIILNSNEDTLATLHTALQAGQAVLAPERLQQALGQEHILVAQEQSVTSQEEAAYIQEITTADGQTVQHLVTADNQVQYIIAQEGVPHLLPQEYVVVPEGHHIQVQDGQITHIQYEQGGQFLPESQIQYMPVSPEQQLVTQAQLEAAAHSAVSAVADAAMAQAQGVFTAEAAAEQMQQLQPAIHYDVITLSD; this is encoded by the exons ATGGAGGAGAATGCGGTGGAGAGCAGCAGCGACGCGAGTTCGCAGGCGGCGCGGGAGGAGCCCACCGAGAGCGGGCTGGGCGTCGGGAGCTCGGTGGCCGTGTCGGCGGACAGCAGCGATGCGGCCGCGGGGCACGGGCTCCTCTCCCGGGCCGCTGACTCCTGCGTGGGGCAGAGCTCCGACAGCAGCGGAGTCTCCTTG GAAGAGGTCTCAGAGAGCAGTTCCAGCACAGATGCCATTCCAAGGATATACCTGCCAGACTCATCCTCTATTGCCCAATCCACCTTGGTCTCCAGTGTCTCCACTGTGAGCCAGTCCATCATGGTGTCAGAGTCCCCACAGGTCCTGGTGCACTCCAGTGTCATCACCGATGGAGCCATAGTTGTGTCAGACTCCACTGCATCCACTTCCTCCGACCTGGGTTCTGCCATTGACAAAATCATCGAGTCCACAATTGGGCCTGACATCATCCAGA gctgcatcGCCGTGACCAGCGCAGAGGATGGAAGGGCAGAGACCACACAGTACCTCATTCTGCAAGGCCCTGATGATG GTGCCCCCATGGTGTCCCAGATGGCCACTTCTGCTCTAGCCAATAGCTTGGCAATAGAGGCTGTTGGTGATGGACCTACCTCCACGTGCCTTGACCAGCCTGGCCCTTCAGAGCCCTCCAGGCAGTTGgaagtgctggagctgcctgcacagccaaACCGAGCCCAGGAGGCAGATGGTGGGGAGGAGCTGGACCAGCCAGACTTGGAGGCCCTGGAAGAGATGATGGAAGTGGTGGTGGTGCAGCAGTTCAAGTGCAAGATGTGTCAGTACAAGAGTGTTTCTAAGAAAACACTGATTAACCACATGAAAGAGCGTCACTTCCAGCCAG TGGGTTCAGCTCTGGCTTTGAAGAAAGGACGACCACGAAAGGTGGGAGCTCTTCCAAAgactgaggatgaggaggccgCAGAAGAAGAAGATGATGATATTATGGATGCTGGTGCTATTGATGATCCTGAAG AGGACAGTGACTACAACCCAGCTGAGGACGAGCCCCGGGGGCGACTGCCCAAGTATGGCTGCACTGTCGCCACCTCCAGCGAGGAGAGGCCACGCCGGCGCCCAGGGAGGCCCCGCAAGCTGCTTCGTCTGGAGAATATGTCCCAGGACATGCCTGAag gaggggaggtgGAGCCCTTGGTGACGTCCCAGAGCACACCAAGCCGGGAGCTGCAGAACTCGGAAGCAGCCAGTTCCTCTGGCCTGGAGAATGGGACCAGTgagagcctggcagagcctggtATCAGCCAGTCTGACTCTGAGAACAAGGACCCTTCCTCCAACACCACTGCTGAGGATGCAGACGTCATCCCGCGGCGGCGTGGGCGGCCCTCCCGCCGTTTCCTGGGCAAGAAATACCGCAA gtACTACTACAAGTCCCCCAAGCCCCTGATGCGGCCCTACCTGTGTCGGATCTGCGGCTCACGGTTCCTCACACACGATGACCTGCGCTTCCACGTCAACTCGCACGAGGCCAATGACCCGCAGCTCTTCAAGTGTCTTCAGTGCAGCTACCGCTCCCGGCGCTGGTCCTCCCTCAAG GAGCACATGTTCAACCATGTGGGCAGCAAGCCCTACAAGTGCGAGGAGTGCAATTACACCAGCGTGTACAAGAAGGATGTCATTCGGCACTCTACAGTGCACAGCAGAGACAG gaagaaaagagcTGATCCG CCACCAAAGCTGAACTCCTTCCCATGCCCTGTCTGCAACCGTGTCTACCCCATGCAGAAGAGGCTTACACAACACATGAAGACACACAGTACAGAAAAACCACACATGTGTGACAAG TGCGGGAAGTCCTTTAAGAAGCGTTACACCTTCAAGATGCACCTGCTGACACACATCCAGGCCATTGCCAACCGCAG GTTCAAGTGTGAGTTCTGTGACTATGTCTGTGAGGACAAGAAGGTCCTGCTGAACCACCAGCTGTCACATATGAATGACAAGCCCTACAAGTGCAGCGTCTGCAAATATTCCACCTTCCGGGAGGACTTCCTGGTCTCGCACATGGCAGTCAAGCACACAG gagggaagCCGTTCGCTTGCGAGTTCTGCCACTTCACCACCAAGCACAAGAAGAACCTGCGGCTGCACGTGCAGTGCCGCCACGCCGACTCCTTCGAGGAGTGGGCACAGAGGCACCCCGAGGAGCCgccctgccgccgccgccccttcttcaccctgcagcagatcgaggagctgaagcagcagcacagccaggtgcaGGCACCGGCTGAGCCAGAGGCCAGCCCACCG GCACCTCTCGGCCCCATCACTTGCCACACGGTCCAGGCTGTTGCGGGTGCAGAGCCCTCTGTTCTCTCGCAGGGTTCCCTGGAAGGGGCCACCATCATCTATGAACAAG ATGTGGCTGGATCAGCAGAGCTGGCCACACAGACGGCCCTGGATCTCCTGCTGAACATGAGCACCCAGAGGGAGCTGGCCACCAGCTCACTGCAG GTGGCAGTGGTGAAGCCAGATGATCGAGGAGAAACACCAGGCCCCTgtgagctgcaggcacaggaggaggaggaggcaaagGTGGACTctaaggagcagcagcaaaagtTGGTGATGCTGCACatggcagagcctgggcagaCACTTGTGCAGGAGGCTTATGGGGAAGCGAGCCTGAgtggctcagagctgcagcagatcACCATCCCCTTCAGTGGGGCAACAGAGTACAGCATCATTGCACCCATCAGCGAGGAGATCCAGGCTCCTGCCACGCTGTACAG cagtgaggaggagaGTCCTGTGGAGACCTCCCACACAGTTGTGGTGAGCGGGGCTGTGATGACAGAGGAGGCACTGAAGGACCACAGCAATCACTACATCATGTCATCCAGTGTCCCAGGGAGCCAGTTCCAGGCCATGGAG CCCCTCAGTGGGGACGCTGCCTTTTCCTCACCTGCGGAGGGTCAGGAGGCAGAGCCCGCCGGCATCAAGTGGCCTGTGGTGCAGTGTGTCACCAGCCTGGCCCAGAACGACTCGTCTTTGTCCCCCGCCTCCGAGGGGCACGAAGTGTCATCCCCAAAGATCAAGTGGCCTGCAATCCAAGGCGCGGCCAAGAAGCTCACATGCAAGGTTTCCACAGCCAAGAAGCTCTCATGCAAGATTTCCACGGCCAAAAAGTTTTCATGCAAGATTTGCACAGCCATGTTCACAGGGAGAGCGGAGATGGAGAGTCACAAGAGAGCCCACATTGGGCCCAGCACTTTCAAGTGTCCCGACTGTCCCTTCACTGCCACACTCTGGCCAGAGGTCCGG AGCCACATGGTTCAGCATGCCAGCCTTCGGCCACACAAGTGCCCCCACTGCAGCTTTGCCTCCAAGAACAAGAAGGACCTGCGCAGACACATGCTGACCCACACCAATGAGAAGCCCTTTGCCTGCCAGGTCTGTGGGCAGAG GTTCAACCGTAATGGGCACCTCAAGTTCCACACACAGCGTTTGCACAGCTCAGAGGGCAAAAGGCCagggccagctgctgcccagcagacCATCATCCTGAACAGCAACGAGGACACCCTGGCCACCCTACACA cagctctgcaggccgGCCAGGCCGTGCTGGCTCCCGAGCGGCTGCAGCaggccctggggcaggagcacaTCCTTGTTGCACAGGAGCAGAGCGTCACCAGCCAG gaggaggcagcctACATCCAGGAGATCACGACTGCTGATGGACAGACAGTACAGCACTTAGTGACTGCTGACAACCAG GTTCAGTACATTATTGCCCAGGAAGGTGTCCCACACTTGCTTCCCCAAGAGTATGTTGTTGTTCCGGAGGGACATCACATCCAG GTACAGGATGGTCAGATCACCCACATCCAGTATGAGCAGGGTGGCCAGTTCCTCCCGGAGTCACAG ATCCAGTACATGCCCGTGTCACCGGAGCAGCAGCTCGtcacccaggcacagctggaagcagcagcacactcAGCTGTCTCAG cagtgGCGGATGCGGCCATGGCCCAGGCCCAGGGCGTGTTCACGGCCGAGGCAGCAGCGGAGcagatgcagcagctgcagccggCCATCCACTACGATGTCATCACGCTGTCGGACTAG
- the ZNF335 gene encoding zinc finger protein 335 isoform X9, with protein sequence MEENAVESSSDASSQAAREEPTESGLGVGSSVAVSADSSDAAAGHGLLSRAADSCVGQSSDSSGVSLEEVSESSSSTDAIPRIYLPDSSSIAQSTLVSSVSTVSQSIMVSESPQVLVHSSVITDGAIVVSDSTASTSSDLGSAIDKIIESTIGPDIIQSCIAVTSAEDGRAETTQYLILQGPDDGAPMVSQMATSALANSLAIEAVGDGPTSTCLDQPGPSEPSRQLEVLELPAQPNRAQEADGGEELDQPDLEALEEMMEVVVVQQFKCKMCQYKSVSKKTLINHMKERHFQPVGSALALKKGRPRKVGALPKTEDEEAAEEEDDDIMDAGAIDDPEEDSDYNPAEDEPRGRLPKYGCTVATSSEERPRRRPGRPRKLLRLENMSQDMPEGGEVEPLVTSQSTPSRELQNSEAASSSGLENGTSESLAEPGISQSDSENKDPSSNTTAEDADVIPRRRGRPSRRFLGKKYRKYYYKSPKPLMRPYLCRICGSRFLTHDDLRFHVNSHEANDPQLFKCLQCSYRSRRWSSLKEHMFNHVGSKPYKCEECNYTSVYKKDVIRHSTVHSRDRKKRADPPPKLNSFPCPVCNRVYPMQKRLTQHMKTHSTEKPHMCDKCGKSFKKRYTFKMHLLTHIQAIANRRFKCEFCDYVCEDKKVLLNHQLSHMNDKPYKCSVCKYSTFREDFLVSHMAVKHTGGKPFACEFCHFTTKHKKNLRLHVQCRHADSFEEWAQRHPEEPPCRRRPFFTLQQIEELKQQHSQVQAPAEPEASPPAPLGPITCHTVQAVAGAEPSVLSQGSLEGATIIYEQDVAGSAELATQTALDLLLNMSTQRELATSSLQVAVVKPDDRGETPGPCELQAQEEEEAKVDSKEQQQKLVMLHMAEPGQTLVQEAYGEASLSGSELQQITIPFSGATEYSIIAPISEEIQAPATLYSEEESPVETSHTVVVSGAVMTEEALKDHSNHYIMSSSVPGSQFQAMEPLSGDAAFSSPAEGQEAEPAGIKWPVVQCVTSLAQNDSSLSPASEGHEVSSPKIKWPAIQGAAKKLTCKVSTAKKLSCKISTAKKFSCKICTAMFTGRAEMESHKRAHIGPSTFKCPDCPFTATLWPEVRSHMVQHASLRPHKCPHCSFASKNKKDLRRHMLTHTNEKPFACQVCGQRFNRNGHLKFHTQRLHSSEGKRPGPAAAQQTIILNSNEDTLATLHTALQAGQAVLAPERLQQALGQEHILVAQEQSVTSQEEAAYIQEITTADGQTVQHLVTADNQVQYIIAQEGVPHLLPQEYVVVPEGHHIQVQDGQITHIQYEQGGQFLPESQIQYMPVSPEQQLVTQAQLEAAAHSAVSAVADAAMAQAQGVFTAEAAAEQMQQLQPAIHYDVITLSD encoded by the exons ATGGAGGAGAATGCGGTGGAGAGCAGCAGCGACGCGAGTTCGCAGGCGGCGCGGGAGGAGCCCACCGAGAGCGGGCTGGGCGTCGGGAGCTCGGTGGCCGTGTCGGCGGACAGCAGCGATGCGGCCGCGGGGCACGGGCTCCTCTCCCGGGCCGCTGACTCCTGCGTGGGGCAGAGCTCCGACAGCAGCGGAGTCTCCTTG GAAGAGGTCTCAGAGAGCAGTTCCAGCACAGATGCCATTCCAAGGATATACCTGCCAGACTCATCCTCTATTGCCCAATCCACCTTGGTCTCCAGTGTCTCCACTGTGAGCCAGTCCATCATGGTGTCAGAGTCCCCACAGGTCCTGGTGCACTCCAGTGTCATCACCGATGGAGCCATAGTTGTGTCAGACTCCACTGCATCCACTTCCTCCGACCTGGGTTCTGCCATTGACAAAATCATCGAGTCCACAATTGGGCCTGACATCATCCAGA gctgcatcGCCGTGACCAGCGCAGAGGATGGAAGGGCAGAGACCACACAGTACCTCATTCTGCAAGGCCCTGATGATG GTGCCCCCATGGTGTCCCAGATGGCCACTTCTGCTCTAGCCAATAGCTTGGCAATAGAGGCTGTTGGTGATGGACCTACCTCCACGTGCCTTGACCAGCCTGGCCCTTCAGAGCCCTCCAGGCAGTTGgaagtgctggagctgcctgcacagccaaACCGAGCCCAGGAGGCAGATGGTGGGGAGGAGCTGGACCAGCCAGACTTGGAGGCCCTGGAAGAGATGATGGAAGTGGTGGTGGTGCAGCAGTTCAAGTGCAAGATGTGTCAGTACAAGAGTGTTTCTAAGAAAACACTGATTAACCACATGAAAGAGCGTCACTTCCAGCCAG TGGGTTCAGCTCTGGCTTTGAAGAAAGGACGACCACGAAAGGTGGGAGCTCTTCCAAAgactgaggatgaggaggccgCAGAAGAAGAAGATGATGATATTATGGATGCTGGTGCTATTGATGATCCTGAAG AGGACAGTGACTACAACCCAGCTGAGGACGAGCCCCGGGGGCGACTGCCCAAGTATGGCTGCACTGTCGCCACCTCCAGCGAGGAGAGGCCACGCCGGCGCCCAGGGAGGCCCCGCAAGCTGCTTCGTCTGGAGAATATGTCCCAGGACATGCCTGAag gaggggaggtgGAGCCCTTGGTGACGTCCCAGAGCACACCAAGCCGGGAGCTGCAGAACTCGGAAGCAGCCAGTTCCTCTGGCCTGGAGAATGGGACCAGTgagagcctggcagagcctggtATCAGCCAGTCTGACTCTGAGAACAAGGACCCTTCCTCCAACACCACTGCTGAGGATGCAGACGTCATCCCGCGGCGGCGTGGGCGGCCCTCCCGCCGTTTCCTGGGCAAGAAATACCGCAA gtACTACTACAAGTCCCCCAAGCCCCTGATGCGGCCCTACCTGTGTCGGATCTGCGGCTCACGGTTCCTCACACACGATGACCTGCGCTTCCACGTCAACTCGCACGAGGCCAATGACCCGCAGCTCTTCAAGTGTCTTCAGTGCAGCTACCGCTCCCGGCGCTGGTCCTCCCTCAAG GAGCACATGTTCAACCATGTGGGCAGCAAGCCCTACAAGTGCGAGGAGTGCAATTACACCAGCGTGTACAAGAAGGATGTCATTCGGCACTCTACAGTGCACAGCAGAGACAG gaagaaaagagcTGATCCG CCACCAAAGCTGAACTCCTTCCCATGCCCTGTCTGCAACCGTGTCTACCCCATGCAGAAGAGGCTTACACAACACATGAAGACACACAGTACAGAAAAACCACACATGTGTGACAAG TGCGGGAAGTCCTTTAAGAAGCGTTACACCTTCAAGATGCACCTGCTGACACACATCCAGGCCATTGCCAACCGCAG GTTCAAGTGTGAGTTCTGTGACTATGTCTGTGAGGACAAGAAGGTCCTGCTGAACCACCAGCTGTCACATATGAATGACAAGCCCTACAAGTGCAGCGTCTGCAAATATTCCACCTTCCGGGAGGACTTCCTGGTCTCGCACATGGCAGTCAAGCACACAG gagggaagCCGTTCGCTTGCGAGTTCTGCCACTTCACCACCAAGCACAAGAAGAACCTGCGGCTGCACGTGCAGTGCCGCCACGCCGACTCCTTCGAGGAGTGGGCACAGAGGCACCCCGAGGAGCCgccctgccgccgccgccccttcttcaccctgcagcagatcgaggagctgaagcagcagcacagccaggtgcaGGCACCGGCTGAGCCAGAGGCCAGCCCACCG GCACCTCTCGGCCCCATCACTTGCCACACGGTCCAGGCTGTTGCGGGTGCAGAGCCCTCTGTTCTCTCGCAGGGTTCCCTGGAAGGGGCCACCATCATCTATGAACAAG ATGTGGCTGGATCAGCAGAGCTGGCCACACAGACGGCCCTGGATCTCCTGCTGAACATGAGCACCCAGAGGGAGCTGGCCACCAGCTCACTGCAG GTGGCAGTGGTGAAGCCAGATGATCGAGGAGAAACACCAGGCCCCTgtgagctgcaggcacaggaggaggaggaggcaaagGTGGACTctaaggagcagcagcaaaagtTGGTGATGCTGCACatggcagagcctgggcagaCACTTGTGCAGGAGGCTTATGGGGAAGCGAGCCTGAgtggctcagagctgcagcagatcACCATCCCCTTCAGTGGGGCAACAGAGTACAGCATCATTGCACCCATCAGCGAGGAGATCCAGGCTCCTGCCACGCTGTACAG tgaggaggagaGTCCTGTGGAGACCTCCCACACAGTTGTGGTGAGCGGGGCTGTGATGACAGAGGAGGCACTGAAGGACCACAGCAATCACTACATCATGTCATCCAGTGTCCCAGGGAGCCAGTTCCAGGCCATGGAG CCCCTCAGTGGGGACGCTGCCTTTTCCTCACCTGCGGAGGGTCAGGAGGCAGAGCCCGCCGGCATCAAGTGGCCTGTGGTGCAGTGTGTCACCAGCCTGGCCCAGAACGACTCGTCTTTGTCCCCCGCCTCCGAGGGGCACGAAGTGTCATCCCCAAAGATCAAGTGGCCTGCAATCCAAGGCGCGGCCAAGAAGCTCACATGCAAGGTTTCCACAGCCAAGAAGCTCTCATGCAAGATTTCCACGGCCAAAAAGTTTTCATGCAAGATTTGCACAGCCATGTTCACAGGGAGAGCGGAGATGGAGAGTCACAAGAGAGCCCACATTGGGCCCAGCACTTTCAAGTGTCCCGACTGTCCCTTCACTGCCACACTCTGGCCAGAGGTCCGG AGCCACATGGTTCAGCATGCCAGCCTTCGGCCACACAAGTGCCCCCACTGCAGCTTTGCCTCCAAGAACAAGAAGGACCTGCGCAGACACATGCTGACCCACACCAATGAGAAGCCCTTTGCCTGCCAGGTCTGTGGGCAGAG GTTCAACCGTAATGGGCACCTCAAGTTCCACACACAGCGTTTGCACAGCTCAGAGGGCAAAAGGCCagggccagctgctgcccagcagacCATCATCCTGAACAGCAACGAGGACACCCTGGCCACCCTACACA cagctctgcaggccgGCCAGGCCGTGCTGGCTCCCGAGCGGCTGCAGCaggccctggggcaggagcacaTCCTTGTTGCACAGGAGCAGAGCGTCACCAGCCAG gaggaggcagcctACATCCAGGAGATCACGACTGCTGATGGACAGACAGTACAGCACTTAGTGACTGCTGACAACCAG GTTCAGTACATTATTGCCCAGGAAGGTGTCCCACACTTGCTTCCCCAAGAGTATGTTGTTGTTCCGGAGGGACATCACATCCAG GTACAGGATGGTCAGATCACCCACATCCAGTATGAGCAGGGTGGCCAGTTCCTCCCGGAGTCACAG ATCCAGTACATGCCCGTGTCACCGGAGCAGCAGCTCGtcacccaggcacagctggaagcagcagcacactcAGCTGTCTCAG cagtgGCGGATGCGGCCATGGCCCAGGCCCAGGGCGTGTTCACGGCCGAGGCAGCAGCGGAGcagatgcagcagctgcagccggCCATCCACTACGATGTCATCACGCTGTCGGACTAG